The Spirosoma radiotolerans genome has a window encoding:
- the trpC gene encoding indole-3-glycerol phosphate synthase TrpC, whose amino-acid sequence MTILDEIIAQKRIEVEQRKAETPVSVLEQLPDFKRICLSSRDAVQDLHSTGIIAEFKRKSPSKGIINDQADVVTTTQGYVKSGAAVLSILTDEPFFGGTPADLQAARRANPGTPILRKDFVIDRYQLIEAKAWGADLVLLIAACLTPEEVAELSLQAHDLSLQVLLEVHDEEELDRSLTYNIDLVGVNNRDLKTFTTSIDTSLRLVERIPDSFAKITESGLHNAETMLTLFRAGFDGFLIGEAFMKTDDPAQALANLVTQYSINNTLSI is encoded by the coding sequence ATGACAATTCTCGACGAAATAATTGCCCAAAAGCGCATTGAAGTAGAACAGCGTAAAGCGGAAACGCCCGTGTCGGTACTGGAACAACTCCCCGACTTTAAACGGATATGCTTATCCTCTCGGGATGCGGTGCAGGATCTACACTCGACAGGCATCATTGCCGAGTTTAAGCGCAAATCTCCCTCCAAAGGTATCATCAATGACCAGGCGGATGTAGTCACGACGACCCAGGGTTATGTAAAGTCCGGTGCCGCCGTACTGTCCATTCTGACTGATGAGCCGTTTTTTGGTGGAACCCCCGCTGATTTGCAGGCCGCCCGGCGGGCAAACCCCGGAACGCCAATTTTGCGTAAAGACTTTGTCATTGATCGGTATCAGTTGATCGAAGCGAAAGCCTGGGGGGCGGATCTGGTTCTGCTCATTGCCGCCTGCCTGACACCAGAAGAAGTAGCCGAGCTTAGCCTTCAGGCCCATGATTTGAGTCTACAGGTACTGCTCGAAGTACATGACGAAGAGGAGCTCGACCGCTCACTGACGTACAACATCGATCTGGTAGGTGTCAATAACCGTGACTTAAAAACCTTCACGACCTCCATCGATACGTCGCTGCGGTTAGTGGAACGGATACCGGATTCTTTTGCCAAGATTACCGAAAGTGGCTTGCATAATGCCGAAACCATGCTGACGCTATTTCGGGCAGGTTTTGATGGGTTTCTCATTGGCGAAGCGTTTATGAAAACGGACGATCCGGCACAAGCGCTGGCTAACTTAGTCACTCAATACTCCATCAATAATACGCTATCAATTTAA
- the trpD gene encoding anthranilate phosphoribosyltransferase yields MKAILNHLFEYKYLTKDQSREVLLGIGRGEYNPAQIASFLTVYMMRSLRLEELEGFRDAMLELCLPVDLAAYDPMDLCGTGGDGKDTFNISTLSSFVVAGAGQCVAKHGNHGVSSLVGSSTVMERLGYQFTNDIGELQRKMDTAGICFLHAPLFHPAMKNVAPIRRDLGVKTFFNVLGPMINPAKPAKQLVGVFNLELARLYAYLYQQTDKRFMILHALDGYDEISLTGAFKVISNKNEQVLEPEHLGLDILTPESLAGGHTLDESAQIFLNVLNDESTTAQKQAVLANSAMALLAAEKAETREEAIAMARESLESKRALACFKKLIA; encoded by the coding sequence ATGAAAGCCATTCTAAATCACCTTTTCGAATATAAATACCTCACTAAAGACCAGTCGCGGGAGGTATTGCTGGGTATTGGCCGGGGCGAATACAACCCGGCGCAGATTGCCTCGTTTCTAACGGTTTACATGATGCGTAGTCTGCGTCTGGAAGAACTCGAAGGCTTCCGCGATGCGATGCTCGAACTTTGTCTGCCCGTTGATCTGGCTGCCTACGACCCAATGGACCTTTGCGGTACGGGGGGCGATGGAAAAGACACCTTCAATATTTCGACGTTGTCGTCTTTTGTAGTGGCGGGTGCTGGTCAGTGCGTTGCCAAACACGGCAACCATGGTGTATCATCACTAGTAGGATCGTCGACGGTTATGGAACGACTTGGTTATCAATTTACTAATGATATTGGCGAGTTGCAGCGCAAAATGGATACGGCGGGCATTTGTTTTCTGCATGCGCCCCTGTTTCATCCGGCTATGAAAAACGTTGCTCCCATTCGGCGCGACTTGGGCGTGAAGACTTTTTTCAATGTTCTCGGCCCAATGATCAATCCGGCAAAGCCTGCTAAACAGCTTGTTGGCGTGTTTAATCTTGAATTGGCGCGATTATATGCGTACCTTTATCAGCAAACCGATAAGCGGTTTATGATTCTGCATGCCCTGGATGGGTACGACGAAATTTCACTGACGGGCGCGTTCAAGGTTATTAGCAATAAGAACGAGCAAGTCCTTGAACCAGAGCATTTAGGGTTAGATATATTGACACCCGAATCGCTGGCTGGCGGACACACGTTAGATGAATCGGCGCAGATATTTTTGAACGTGTTGAATGACGAATCCACCACGGCTCAAAAGCAGGCAGTTTTAGCCAACTCAGCGATGGCACTTCTGGCTGCTGAGAAGGCCGAAACCCGCGAAGAAGCCATAGCCATGGCGCGCGAGTCGTTGGAAAGCAAACGGGCGTTAGCGTGTTTTAAGAAGTTGATAGCATGA
- a CDS encoding anthranilate synthase component II yields the protein MKLLVLDNYDSFTYNLVYILRELGHRPDVVRNDKIALDAVGQYDKIMLSPGPGIPSEAGIMQDVVREYGPTKSILGICLGHQGIGEVYGATLENLGDVLHGVAHKAAVVDRSELIFANIPDELTVGRYHSWTVVPDSMPTELRTTAVDEQGRVMALAHTRFDVKGLQFHPESVLTENGVKMLENWLAI from the coding sequence ATGAAACTACTCGTCTTAGATAACTACGATTCATTCACCTACAACCTCGTGTATATTCTGCGGGAGTTGGGGCACCGGCCCGATGTGGTCAGGAATGACAAAATTGCCCTCGATGCGGTTGGGCAATACGACAAAATCATGCTTTCGCCGGGGCCGGGTATCCCGTCCGAAGCGGGCATCATGCAGGATGTAGTCCGTGAGTATGGCCCAACAAAAAGCATACTGGGCATTTGCCTGGGTCATCAGGGCATTGGCGAAGTGTATGGCGCCACCCTCGAAAACCTGGGCGACGTACTCCACGGAGTAGCCCACAAAGCCGCCGTTGTGGATCGGTCGGAATTGATTTTCGCCAACATCCCCGACGAGTTGACCGTTGGCCGGTATCACTCCTGGACGGTCGTTCCTGACTCGATGCCTACGGAATTACGCACGACGGCCGTGGACGAACAAGGCCGCGTCATGGCACTGGCTCACACTCGCTTTGACGTAAAAGGCCTGCAATTCCATCCCGAATCCGTTCTGACCGAGAATGGCGTCAAGATGCTGGAAAACTGGTTAGCCATCTAA
- a CDS encoding anthranilate synthase component I family protein yields MTTSQPTTYRVVSRHKRMLADIITPVSIYLRIRDRFLNSILLESSDYHGNDNSFSYIAFDPVASFSYESRLLTIRMPGDNEQTSSLDEQSMLDALQQFKDSFQHEKAPFPFITNGLFGYFGYQAVQSFEDISLHAPVPIENQIPAAVFTVYRYVLAINHFKDELFLFEHSYLRDGETQSDSTLDYISDLITGRNYPTYSFSPAGPEQSNFTDDEFRGVIQKGKDHCQRGDVFQIVLSRRFSTPFVGDEFNVYRALRSLNPSPYLFYFDYGNYKLFGSSPESQIVVKNRQATIYPIAGTFRRTGDDIRDAELAQKLYDDPKESAEHVMLVDLARNDLSRNCDVVNVETFKEVQYYSHVIHLVSKVVGDLTETADPLQIVAETFPAGTLSGAPKHNAMQLIDRYENISRSFYAGSIGYMGFDGEFNHCIMIRTFMSKDNTLYYQAGAGVVAKSVVESELQEVHNKLAALRTAIDQAKTI; encoded by the coding sequence ATGACTACAAGCCAACCAACCACCTACCGCGTTGTCAGCCGACACAAACGGATGCTGGCCGACATTATCACGCCGGTCAGTATTTACCTCCGAATCCGAGACCGTTTTTTAAACAGTATTTTGCTCGAAAGCTCTGACTATCACGGCAACGACAATAGCTTTTCGTACATCGCCTTCGATCCGGTGGCCAGTTTCTCTTATGAGTCCAGATTACTGACCATCCGAATGCCGGGCGATAACGAGCAAACAAGCAGCCTGGACGAACAGTCTATGCTGGACGCGTTGCAACAATTTAAAGACAGTTTCCAGCACGAAAAAGCCCCATTTCCATTCATCACCAACGGCTTGTTCGGCTACTTCGGCTACCAGGCAGTGCAGAGTTTCGAGGACATTTCGCTTCACGCACCCGTACCCATCGAAAACCAGATCCCGGCGGCCGTTTTTACCGTTTATCGATACGTGTTGGCAATCAATCACTTCAAGGATGAACTGTTCTTGTTCGAACACAGCTACCTGCGCGATGGCGAAACTCAATCCGACAGCACACTGGACTACATCAGCGATTTGATTACAGGTCGTAATTACCCGACGTACTCGTTCAGTCCGGCGGGGCCAGAGCAATCGAACTTCACGGATGATGAGTTTCGGGGAGTCATACAAAAGGGGAAAGACCATTGCCAGCGGGGCGATGTTTTTCAGATCGTTTTGTCGCGCCGGTTTTCGACTCCCTTCGTTGGTGACGAGTTCAACGTGTATCGGGCCTTACGCTCGTTGAACCCCTCCCCTTACCTGTTCTACTTCGATTATGGCAACTATAAACTGTTCGGTTCTTCGCCCGAATCGCAGATCGTTGTCAAGAATCGGCAGGCGACCATCTACCCCATTGCGGGTACCTTCCGGCGCACGGGCGATGATATCCGTGACGCCGAACTGGCCCAGAAACTATATGACGACCCTAAAGAATCGGCGGAACACGTGATGCTGGTCGATCTCGCCCGCAATGACTTGAGCCGAAATTGCGATGTGGTAAACGTTGAGACGTTCAAAGAAGTACAGTATTATTCACACGTCATTCACCTTGTCTCAAAAGTTGTCGGCGACCTGACCGAAACGGCTGATCCACTTCAGATCGTGGCCGAAACATTTCCTGCCGGAACGCTCTCGGGAGCGCCTAAGCACAACGCCATGCAGTTGATCGATCGCTACGAAAATATAAGCCGTAGTTTCTACGCTGGCAGCATCGGCTATATGGGTTTCGATGGCGAGTTTAACCACTGCATTATGATCCGCACGTTTATGAGCAAAGACAATACGCTCTATTACCAGGCGGGCGCGGGTGTCGTTGCCAAGTCGGTCGTTGAAAGCGAATTACAGGAAGTTCATAACAAGCTGGCCGCGCTGCGAACAGCTATTGATCAGGCAAAAACGATATGA